One genomic window of Candidatus Eisenbacteria bacterium includes the following:
- a CDS encoding bifunctional YncE family protein/alkaline phosphatase family protein — MPLAMAFSPDSARVVALLSGHREQSLQVVDPTSRRVTQTLVQPAAFLGLAFSRDGRTLYASGGSQDVVYRYTWEGDSAALSDSIRLDPKGSVGLGIRYPSGMAISPDGRWLYVAENLADSLAVVDLSAGRVVQRLATGRYPYGVVAGPDGRVYVSAWGGSWLATFAPHTAGLEAGPRVPVGRHPSALVLNTRGTRLFVARASFDRIAVVDTRRGAVIGELNDGAAKGPPEGATPNGLALSRDNRRLYVAEADNNATAVFELSAATADAPGTEGRDALLGRVPVEWYPTAVLADGNTLLVLNGKGRGTGPNPRRRQPGKKAEPDERSYTLGQTSGSLTTVSLPTGRGLDALSRRVARAEGWDRTRARPTYPPFTHVIYVIKENRTYDQMFGDMSAGDGDTSLVYFPRDVSPNHHALAERFGLFDRFFVNAEVSADGHDWSTAAYAPDYVEKTVPSLYSDRGRTYDYEGENRDTIPDDDVNEPGTGYLWDSAARAGVTIRNYGEFAIRDRSGRWTATKAPLAANTSPDFPGWDLETTDQKRVDAWLGEFRRFVAADTMPALTFLRLPNDHTAGAKAGAPTPRAYVADNDLALGRVIDALSHSPFWNNTVVFVLEDDAQ, encoded by the coding sequence ATGCCGCTCGCGATGGCTTTCAGTCCTGATTCCGCCCGGGTGGTCGCGCTCTTGAGTGGACACCGCGAGCAGAGCCTCCAGGTCGTTGATCCGACGAGTCGGAGGGTCACTCAGACCCTTGTCCAGCCCGCGGCCTTTCTCGGTCTCGCATTCTCCCGCGACGGGCGGACGCTCTATGCGTCCGGAGGCAGCCAGGACGTGGTTTATCGGTACACCTGGGAGGGGGATTCGGCCGCGCTCTCGGACAGCATCCGGCTCGATCCCAAGGGCTCCGTCGGCCTCGGGATCCGCTACCCATCGGGCATGGCGATTTCGCCGGATGGGCGGTGGCTCTACGTCGCCGAGAACCTCGCGGACTCGCTCGCCGTCGTCGACCTGAGCGCCGGTCGTGTCGTCCAGCGCCTGGCGACCGGCCGATATCCGTACGGGGTCGTGGCGGGTCCGGACGGCCGCGTGTACGTTTCGGCGTGGGGAGGCTCCTGGCTCGCGACGTTCGCGCCGCACACCGCCGGGCTCGAGGCGGGCCCGCGCGTGCCGGTCGGCCGGCATCCGTCGGCTCTGGTGCTCAACACGCGGGGGACTCGTCTTTTCGTCGCACGCGCGAGCTTCGACCGGATTGCTGTCGTTGACACCCGTCGCGGGGCGGTAATCGGAGAGCTGAACGACGGGGCGGCAAAGGGTCCTCCCGAGGGTGCCACGCCCAATGGGCTCGCGCTCTCACGGGACAACCGCCGCCTCTACGTGGCCGAGGCGGACAACAACGCGACGGCGGTGTTCGAGCTGAGCGCCGCGACAGCGGACGCACCGGGGACGGAGGGCCGGGACGCCCTTCTCGGGCGCGTTCCGGTCGAGTGGTATCCGACCGCGGTGCTGGCGGACGGCAACACGTTGCTGGTGTTGAACGGCAAGGGTCGCGGAACCGGCCCGAATCCGAGGCGGCGTCAGCCGGGGAAGAAGGCCGAACCCGACGAGCGCTCCTACACGCTGGGCCAGACTTCGGGATCGCTCACGACGGTGTCCCTTCCCACAGGGCGCGGCCTCGACGCGCTGTCCCGCCGCGTCGCGCGCGCCGAGGGCTGGGACAGGACGCGGGCACGGCCGACGTACCCTCCGTTCACGCACGTGATCTATGTCATCAAAGAGAATCGCACCTACGATCAGATGTTCGGGGACATGAGCGCGGGCGACGGCGACACATCGCTCGTCTATTTCCCGCGCGACGTGAGCCCCAATCATCACGCGCTCGCCGAGCGTTTCGGCCTGTTCGACCGCTTCTTCGTAAACGCCGAAGTCAGTGCGGACGGCCACGACTGGTCGACGGCCGCCTACGCGCCGGACTACGTTGAGAAGACCGTTCCGAGCCTCTACTCCGACCGCGGAAGAACCTACGATTACGAGGGGGAGAATCGCGACACGATTCCCGACGACGACGTGAATGAGCCGGGCACCGGATACCTATGGGACTCTGCGGCCCGAGCCGGGGTCACGATACGCAATTACGGCGAGTTCGCGATCCGGGATCGCTCCGGACGTTGGACCGCCACGAAGGCGCCTCTCGCTGCGAACACCTCGCCCGACTTTCCGGGTTGGGACCTCGAGACGACGGACCAAAAGCGGGTCGACGCATGGCTAGGGGAATTCCGCCGTTTCGTGGCTGCCGACACGATGCCGGCACTGACCTTCCTGCGACTGCCGAACGACCATACGGCGGGTGCCAAGGCGGGCGCGCCGACGCCGCGCGCGTACGTCGCGGACAACGACCTGGCCCTGGGACGCGTTATCGACGCGCTCTCCCATTCACCATTCTGGAATAATACGGTCGTGTTCGTGCTCGAGGACGACGCGCAGGA
- a CDS encoding Crp/Fnr family transcriptional regulator, producing the protein MAGTVASGRVSADDKREALDRIPFFTHAPLDLQRALTEAATVVRLEAGAYFLREGDSCAHFAIIVSGKMRVFKLAESGQEITLYHVGAGEVCPLNVSCILSDSRVPAMARVEEDVQAIVVPAAAFRLWMAEHESLRTFVFEMFSRRLSEVMSLVEEVAFRRMDQRLASRLEELLLEADGTHGSIEITHAVIAADLGTAREVVSRLLKEFERLGAISLSRGRIRLRHPALLHKIASREAE; encoded by the coding sequence ATGGCTGGTACCGTCGCGAGCGGTCGAGTCTCCGCCGACGACAAGCGCGAAGCTCTGGATCGAATCCCTTTCTTCACCCACGCCCCGCTCGACCTACAACGCGCGCTCACGGAGGCGGCAACGGTCGTTCGTCTCGAGGCGGGCGCCTACTTCCTTCGAGAGGGTGATTCGTGCGCCCACTTCGCGATCATCGTCAGCGGCAAGATGCGGGTCTTCAAGCTGGCGGAGAGCGGTCAGGAGATCACGCTCTACCACGTCGGGGCCGGTGAGGTGTGCCCCCTGAACGTGTCGTGCATCCTCTCGGACAGTCGGGTCCCGGCCATGGCCAGGGTCGAGGAGGACGTCCAAGCGATTGTCGTTCCGGCCGCCGCGTTCCGCCTCTGGATGGCGGAACACGAGTCGCTTCGAACGTTCGTCTTCGAGATGTTCTCGAGGCGCCTCAGCGAGGTGATGTCGCTGGTAGAGGAGGTGGCCTTCCGCCGGATGGATCAGAGGCTCGCGAGCCGCCTGGAGGAGCTCCTCCTCGAGGCAGACGGCACCCATGGCAGCATCGAAATCACGCACGCCGTGATCGCGGCCGACCTCGGCACGGCGCGGGAAGTGGTCAGCAGGCTGCTCAAGGAGTTCGAGCGGCTCGGGGCGATCAGCCTCTCGCGCGGCAGGATCAGACTGCGGCACCCCGCGCTGCTTCATAAGATCGCATCACGCGAGGCGGAATAG